A segment of the Longimicrobium sp. genome:
GCCGGCACGCGACGGGGGCTACTACCTGCTGGGGATGCGGGAGATGATTCAGGGGATCTTCGACGGCGTGCCGTGGAGCACGCCGGCCGTGCTGGACGCGACGCTGGCGAGGCTGCGCGCCGCCGGCGTCACTGCCGCGATGCTGGAGACGCTGACGGACGTGGACGAGGCGGCGGACCTGCCGGGCGGGTGGCGCGAATGGGCGGGCGGCGCGGAGGCGGCGGCCGCATGAGCGCGCTCGACTTCCTCAAGGCCGCGTTCGGCAACAGCTGGATCGAGTGGATCGCGGTCGTGTTCGGGATCGTGAGCGTGTACCTGAGCGTCCGCGAGAAGATCTGGAGCTGGCCCACCGCCATCGTGAACGTCTCGCTGTACATCTACATCTTCTTCAACGCCAAGCTGTACGCGGACATGGGCCTGCAGGTGTACTTCCTGGGGATCTCGTTCTACGGCTGGTGGAACTGGCTGTACGGCGGCGCCAACCACACGGAGCTGCACGTCACCCGCATCACCCCGCGCAACGCGGCGATCTTGGCGGCGATCGGGATCATGGCGGCGGCGGGGCTCTCGCATCTCCTGGCCACGCACACGGACGCGGCGGTGCCGTGGGCGGACTCCACGCTCACGGTCGCGAGTCTGATCGCGCAGTACCTGATGACCAGGAAGGTGCTGGAGAACTGGGCCATCTGGGTGGCCGTCGACGTGGGCTCCATCGCCATGTACATCTACAAGGGGCTGTATCCCACCGTCTTCCTCTACTCCGTCTTCCTCGTGCTGGCGACGATGGGGTGGTTCGAGTGGAAGCGCTCGCTCGCGCAGCATCCCGTCCCGGCACAGGCATGAGATGATATTTCTCACGCAAAGTCAGCAGAGTCAGCAGGAGAGCTGCAGCCGTTCTCTCTGCTGACTCTGCTAACTCTGCGTGAGCTCAATCTGTTGCAGGATTCGATGAAACGACGAAGCCTCCCGCCGGGAACTGGCGAGAGGCTTCGTCGATTCACGTCTCCCGAGACGGCTCAGCGATTGATCGGCTCGATGCGGCGGATCTCCGGGAGCGTGTCCTCGCCGGAGGGCGGCGTCTGGTCGTCGCTCGAGGGCTTGTCGCTGGGCTTCCCCTCGTCCGAGTCCGACGTGCCGGACGACGGCGTGGTATCGGAGGCCGGCGTCTCGCTCGACGTCTGGTCGGCGGTCGCGCGCGCGGCCTCGTCGCCCACACGGAAGGTGCGCAGGATCACCGGCAGCCCGCCCTTCTCGCCGAGGTCTTCCACGCTGCTGAGGCCGCTGCCCACGGGCGTGCCCAGCATGATGATCGACAGCCCCTTCCCCTCGCCCACCGGCAGCACCAGGAAGCGCCCGAAGATGTCGACGTTGTTCTGGCGCGCGGTGAAGCGGAAGCCCGTGGCCTCGTGCCCGCCGATGGTCACGCGGTCGTCGCTCACCCGGCGGAAGTTGGGGAACTGCGACGCGAACTGCTGCTCGAACTGCGTGGTCAGCTGCCGCAGCACCTCGGGGTCGTTCTCGCGGCCGGCCGGCGCGTACATGTAGCCGACCGCGAAGTTCTCCTGGGTGACGTCGTTCTCCTGCTTCTCCACCTTCACGAAGTTTCGGTCGCCCGGATCGGTGCCGCTCTCCACCACCCGCCAGTCGTCGGGATAGCGGAACGAGAAGGGGAGATAGTGCGGGCTCAGCGTGTCGTTCAGCCCGTCCGGCGAGCTGGCGAACTGCGCCGTCCCCTCCATGTCGGCGGCGGAGACGGAGGTGGTGTCGCCGCCCGACGAGCCGCCGCGCTTCTTGCCCAGCGCGCCGATCAGGAAGAACGCCACCAGCGCCAGCACCACCAGCAGGCCGCACCCGCCGCAGCCCAGGATGATCGGCATCTTGTTGCTCTTCGCCGGCGGCTGCGGGGGACCGCCCGCATAGCCGCCGCCGTACGGCCTCTCCGGCCCGCCGCCCGGGGGCGGCGGCCCACCCGTGTACGGACCGCCGGTGTAGCCCCCGGGCCCCGGCCCGCCCGCGCCGGGGCC
Coding sequences within it:
- the pnuC gene encoding nicotinamide riboside transporter PnuC, encoding MSALDFLKAAFGNSWIEWIAVVFGIVSVYLSVREKIWSWPTAIVNVSLYIYIFFNAKLYADMGLQVYFLGISFYGWWNWLYGGANHTELHVTRITPRNAAILAAIGIMAAAGLSHLLATHTDAAVPWADSTLTVASLIAQYLMTRKVLENWAIWVAVDVGSIAMYIYKGLYPTVFLYSVFLVLATMGWFEWKRSLAQHPVPAQA